The sequence AAAGCGGGGCGCGCGGTGTGTTCGCGTCCGAGGGGCAGATGGACCGGATCGAAAGCATCCGGCGTGAACTGAAGCACCTGAAGTGGGTGATTCCGATGAACAGCATCCGCGGCCTTCAGGTCACGAAGACGTACGCTGACGATAAGATGAATCCAAGTGCCCTGGCGGTCCTTATATTCACGTCGGGCACGACCGGCACGTCCAAGGCGGTAATGCTCAGCCACCAGAACCTCCTGTCGAATGTCGACGCGATCTCCAACGCGATCCCCGTTTACGAGAACGACTCTTTCGTCTCGATCATCCCCATGCACCACACCTTTGAAGGCACCTGCGGGTTCCTATACCCGCTGCTCTGCGGCGCGAGTATACACTATCCGCCCAGCCTCAAGCCCAACGAACTCATCGCCACGTTGAAAGAAGCGAATGTGACCTGCCTGATCGCGGTTCCCCTGCTCTTTGAAAAACTGCTGGCGGGGGTGCACCGGAAAGTCGCCAATTCCCCGCTAACGACCAAAATGGTCTTCGCCACGATCAGCGGGGTGGGGTCGGTATTTTCATTCCTGCGCAAGCCCCTGTTCGCCCGGGTCCGGAAGGAAATGGGGCTGGGAAACCTGAGACTCACCGTTTCGGGCGGTGCTGCCATTCCGGAAAAAGTGACCAGAGGCCTGGAACTGCTCGGACTGCCGCTTTTGCAGGGCTATGGTCTGACCGAATCGGCGCCGGTACTGACCGCCAATCCCATGAAAAAACCGAAAAACGCGTCGGTCGGGATCCCCCTCACCAATATCGAAATAAAGATCAGTGACCCGGATGCGCAGGGCATCGGCGAGATCATCGCCCGTGGTCCCAATATTATGATGGGTTACTACAATAACAAGAAAGCGACCGAAGAAGTGATCAAAGACGGTTGGCTCTATACGGGCGATCTCGGCTACATTGATACCGAAGGATATGTTTACATCACCGGGCGTAAAAAAAGCCTGATCGTCACCCAGACCGGCAAGAACATTTATCCAGAAGAACTGGAAGACCTCCTCATCAAGAGCGAGTTGATCAATGAAGTCCTGGTCATCCCGCGCGTCAATCCACGAACCAGGAAAGAAGAGGTCTGCGCCCTGATATACCCGAATTACGAACTGCTGGAGGAATACAGCATCAGCAAAAAGGTCTCTCTTTCCCAGGAAGAAGTGCAGTCAATATTCAAGGAAGAGGTCAGAAAGGTAAATGACGGTCTGCCGATCTACAAAAAAATAACCCAGTTCGAGATCCGTGAAGAGGAATTCCCAAAAACCACGACCCAGAAGATAAAACGCCACATGTTCGTGGACCGAGGGATAAGGGTATAATAAATCTAAGTACCAAATTTCAAATTCCAAACAAATTCCAAATATCAAATAAATCCTTGCAAAAAAAACGTCAATCGTTTTACGTCCGCGCAGCCCGTATCGTTAAACGGCGTGGTTATACGGTAAAAGACCGCGGTTTACGATAAACGACAGACGATACGAGCCGCGACGCCGAATAACGAATAACGAAATACCAATTTGTTTAGGATTTAAAAAATCATCCCAAGTACATCGGCGGCGAGCGCCACAGAAAAATGCAGGATCGCGCAGGGCAGGAAACTTCGTCCTCGCACTGCGACTACGCCCTGGAAAACGCCGGCGAATATCGAGCCGTACGCCTCAAGCGGCGGCTTGCGAAAATGCATCATTGCGAATGGTATGGTCTGAATCAGGATCGCCAGACGCGGGTCCATTTTTTTGGAAAGCCCGAATAGCATGAAACCCCGGAAAAAGAATTCCCAGGCGAACATGTGGAACAACTGGATCGCCTCGTAGATCAAAAATTGATTAAAATCATGGCCCGCCCTTTTATACAGCGGGTAGAAAGTCTTGAAGCCCGTGAACTTGAAGGAAACGACCAGAATGACCAGCATGATAAGCAATAGAAAACCAATGTCTTTCAGCCATATTCGTGGTATGCCGATGCTGATCCCGTAGTCCGCCGGTTTCCGATGGAAAATGAGCATAAGTATGACCGGCGAAAAACCGTACAATATACCCATGACCAGAAGCTTTTCCAGGAAAGGTTCCCCGGGTAGAAAAATGCGGGTACGGCCAAAGTATAACGAATAAAGCAGGACAAAAGTGGAATATACGATGATCAGGGCGGGTTCTGGATCGAATTTCCTGAGTTCCGCCCAGAATGTCTTGATCACTGCGCCGACTTATGCGTCCCGTTTCATCATTATGGAATTAAGAAAAACGGGGCAATCCATGCCTTTATCACTCTCCTCCATGTGGAAATTACTTTAAAGTGATTTCCACAGGATAGCTGATCTCGCCGAGGACCGTGTTGATATACGCCTTGGCTTTGACCTTGTAGTCAGCTTTCTTCAGTCTCAGTGCATCCACGATCGTCTGGCCGATCTTGGTGTACTGCAGGGTGATCGTCGTGACGATATCATCCGATTTACCCGCCGCGACCTTGAACCCCTTGCCGGTCGTCCCTGAAAAAACATCGGTCTCGTTGACAAAGAACGTGTAATCGAGCTTATCCAGGACCGCGTCCACGTCATTCGGGTTGGTAACCTTGATGTCGAAATCAAGTTTCAGATCGGAAAAGCTGAAATCGTACGGGGTCACGGAAGCAAGCGCGAACTTGCACTCTTTTATAGCAAGACGCTCTTTTATTGCCGAGCAGGAGATCGCGAGCAAAATTACGGCTGTCAATGATATTATGTGCATTATTTTTGTTATCTTCATAAGAAAGTATAATGATGATATTTTAAAAATCAAGAGGGGGAGTTCTACTCCCCCTCTTATAAACGAATAATGCGTTTTGCTATTATGCTCCCGGCTGTTCAGGGAAGTAGTGATCGACCTTCCAGCCTTCACTCGCCAAAGTATAGTAGCCTTTGTACCCGTTGGCATCTTCCTTGTCGAAGAATATAAAATGGACAAATTCAAAAGTCTGGTATTTGCCCCAGCCTGTACCTGATCCATCAGCGATGAACGCAAAGTGGGCGGAAAGTTTGATGTCATCCGAGGTTGTGACGTCGATAACTCCCGATTGATCAACAAGGGTATCAGTACCCATATCTGTGAACGCATAATCCAACCAGGTATCGTAGAAATTCCACCTGAGTGCACCACTGATATGCGTTGTATCTGTTGGTTCCATAAGCAGGTTACCGTGCCACCAGATTTCCTGATTCACGAGCCGCCACAAACCCAGATCTACTTTTGTGACAAAACAGGTATCATCAATAAGTGTATCCCACACATCCGGTGTCAGCATTAACAGTATTGCCGTGGTATCTGGTCCCAATGAATCTGTGAATGCCCATTTTATGTAGTAATAGAGTGTGTCTGTCGTGCTCCATGGCACATGGAAAACTCCCAGAGGGAAGAGTGGCGGCGCAGTAAAACCGGCTTTTGGATAAGCTCCGCTATATCCGCTGTAGGCATCAACATTGGTCATCATACCCAATACGCCGTCGGTCAGCGTATTGGCATTATTGAGTTCATCCTGGTCGGTCTTGTTGCCGCAACCGAGCATGGCTACGAGCACCGCCAGACCAAATACCACAAGACTTTTCCTCATGTAACCTCCTTAGTTTAGTATGAGAAATTATAATAAGATTAAGTCTCTTGTCAAGTGGGAAAAATCCCAACGGAATTGGTTTATCTGGTCTTTTTAGTCTTTTTCGTCTTTTTAGTTCAAAAACCCGGATAAACAAATTCTTATATGTCATTGCGAGCCCGCCAAGCAGGGTGGCGTGCGAAGCAATCTCAGCTGTTTTTCAATGATTCCCGCACACACAACAATGCGGGATCTCAATTTTCCACCACATCACATAAGATGTGGGCAGATTCTTTCAAGGTACTCCCGTATTTTGCGCAGCAAAATACGGGATCTCAATTCGGCATCGCTTCCTGCCACCACTGCGTGTCGACACTCAGCGGCCGAATTGGACGCGCCTGGGGTGACTCGAACACCCAGCCTACGGGTTCGAAGCCCGTCGCTCTGTCCAGTTGAGCTACAGGCGCTAAGGGGGGTTCCACCCCCCTTATCTCCACTTACTTTTTAATGCACGACAATTAAAAATTGCGCGGAGGCCACGGATCCCCCCGCGGCTGTTCTTTTACATTTTGCCACTCTGAATTC comes from bacterium and encodes:
- a CDS encoding CPBP family intramembrane glutamic endopeptidase, with product MIKTFWAELRKFDPEPALIIVYSTFVLLYSLYFGRTRIFLPGEPFLEKLLVMGILYGFSPVILMLIFHRKPADYGISIGIPRIWLKDIGFLLLIMLVILVVSFKFTGFKTFYPLYKRAGHDFNQFLIYEAIQLFHMFAWEFFFRGFMLFGLSKKMDPRLAILIQTIPFAMMHFRKPPLEAYGSIFAGVFQGVVAVRGRSFLPCAILHFSVALAADVLGMIF
- a CDS encoding LEA type 2 family protein, with translation MKITKIMHIISLTAVILLAISCSAIKERLAIKECKFALASVTPYDFSFSDLKLDFDIKVTNPNDVDAVLDKLDYTFFVNETDVFSGTTGKGFKVAAGKSDDIVTTITLQYTKIGQTIVDALRLKKADYKVKAKAYINTVLGEISYPVEITLK
- a CDS encoding AMP-binding protein, whose translation is MNSDIRSVGEIFESSVKRCPDKRALKKGPTEYNYAQLKTEVIKLRNHLRSLGLTHGERFAVTGENRPEWAISYLSILRANLVVVPIDPLLSEGELLHILRESGARGVFASEGQMDRIESIRRELKHLKWVIPMNSIRGLQVTKTYADDKMNPSALAVLIFTSGTTGTSKAVMLSHQNLLSNVDAISNAIPVYENDSFVSIIPMHHTFEGTCGFLYPLLCGASIHYPPSLKPNELIATLKEANVTCLIAVPLLFEKLLAGVHRKVANSPLTTKMVFATISGVGSVFSFLRKPLFARVRKEMGLGNLRLTVSGGAAIPEKVTRGLELLGLPLLQGYGLTESAPVLTANPMKKPKNASVGIPLTNIEIKISDPDAQGIGEIIARGPNIMMGYYNNKKATEEVIKDGWLYTGDLGYIDTEGYVYITGRKKSLIVTQTGKNIYPEELEDLLIKSELINEVLVIPRVNPRTRKEEVCALIYPNYELLEEYSISKKVSLSQEEVQSIFKEEVRKVNDGLPIYKKITQFEIREEEFPKTTTQKIKRHMFVDRGIRV